CTTAACTATTCCGCCACTCAGGCTCTTGATGAAGAGGAAGACGGCGAACTGACCACTTTTCACCTTGTGCTGACCATGGTCATCGCACTTGGTGCCGCGCTTGGTCTTTTCGTTGTGCTGCCGCACTTTTTTTCCGTGGCTATGAAGTGGTGGGGCGTTTCCGGCGGTGTGGATTCCCTGAGTTTCCATGTCTGGGACGGCTTCTTCAAGATGCTCATGTTCATCGGTTACATCGTGTCCATCTCATTTGTGCCGGATATCAAGCGCGTGTTCCAGTATCACGGTGCCGAACACAAGGCTATCTGGGCTTATGAAGCGGGCGGCAAACTTGACGTTTGCGATATTAAAAATTTCAGCAGGCTCCATCCCCGTTGCGGAACAGCATTTCTGCTTTTCGTGCTGGTGGTGAGTATCCTGCTTTTCACTGTGCTGGTTCCCATGATCGTTGCCGTCTGGGCACCGCAGACCTTTGTGCTTAAACATTTATATATAGTCGGTATCAAGCTGCTGCTGATGGCTCCTGTGAGTGCGGTCGCCTATGAGATGATCAAGGCTTCTGCCAAACACGAGGACAAACCCCTGTGCAAGGCGGCCTGTCTGCCCGGAATGGGGATGCAGCTGCTGACTACCCGCGAGCCGGACGAAGAGCAGATTGAAGTTGCTCTTGCGGCACTTAATACTGCGGTTGCTGCCGATGCTGATGGAGGAGACAGCTGATGTTTGCCAAGTTGGAAGAGATTGAACGTTCTTTCATGGATCTGGAGCAGGAGCTTGCAGACCCGGAAGTTTATAATAATCAGGATCGCTACCGTAAAGTAACCATGGCCCACGCTGAACTCGGCGATGTTGTGGAAGCTTTCCGCGAATACAAGCAGCTTTCCGCCGACCTTGAAGACAACAAGGAAATGGCCAAGGATTCCGACCCGGAAATCCGCGAAATGGCTGAGATGGAAATTGCCGAGATCAAGGATCGTCTGCCCAAGCTGGAAGAAGAACTCAAGCTTCTCCTGCTGCCTAAAGACCCCATGGACGGCAAGAACATTATCCTTGAAATCCGCGGCGGTACCGGCGGGGAAGAAGCAGCCCTTTTTGCCGCCGATCTTTTCCGCATGTATTCCCGTTTTGCAGATGCCAACGGCTGGAAAGTTGAGGTCATGAGTTCCAACCCCACCGGAACTGGCGGATTCAAGGAAATTATCGCCGCCATCAGCGGCAGCCGCATCTACTCCAAGATGAAATACGAGTCCGGTACCCATCGTGTTCAGCGTGTGCCCGCCACTGAAACACAGGGCCGTATCCACACTTCCGCAGCCACCGTGGCCATCATGCCCGAAGCAGAGGAAGTGGACGTACAGGTGCGCAACGAAGATCTGCGTATCGACGTGTTCCGTGCATCCGGTCCCGGCGGTCAGTCCGTTAACACTACTGACTCCGCTATCCGCATAACCCACCTTCCCACCGGGCTGGTTGTTATCTGTCAGGACGAAAAGTCCCAGCACAAGAACAAGGCCAAGGCCATGAAGGTTCTCTGTTCCCGCCTGTTGCAGGCCGAGCAGGACAAACAGCATGCGGAAATGGCTGAACAGCGTCGCGCACAGGTCGGTTCCGGTGACCGTTCCGAACGTATCCGTACCTACAACTTTCCGCAGGGCAGGGTGACCGATCACCGCATCAACCTGACCCTCTACAAACTCGATTCCGTAATCGAAGGGGACATGAACGAGCTGGTCGATTCGCTCATCAGCCACTACCAGTCCGAAGCTTTGAAGCAACAGGCTCAGGACGGCTAGGGAAGCATGCCTCCGGCGGCCAAAGGAGAAGGGGAGAACCCCTTTTGCTGCCGCCAAAAAGGTGTTCTCCCCTTCCCCTCTGGACTCCCCATCCCCTCTCCCCAAAACGCGTTGGCCGGGGTTGGGCTAAGATAAAATCTAAAACGGGATATTTTTTAATATCCCGTTTTTTTATTGAAATTAAACCAGCGAAGCTTATTTAAAGTTTTTGGGATTCTTAAACCCTTTTTGCAAAAAGGGTTTAAGGCCCCCGGCAGGGTCGCCGAAGGCTAGATATGCACGATCTTACACTCAAAGAAATTTTATCCAAAGCCACAGCTCGGCTAAATGAAGCTGGCGTGGATTCCCCGGCCTTGTCTGCGCAGCTATTTGCGGAGCAGGTTTTCGGGTTAAGCCGGGTGCAGCTGATTACCGAGATGCACCGCGTTGTGGATTCAGAGAAGTTGGCTGAGTTCGAAATGCTGATTAAACGCAGAGCTTCCGGCGAACCTGCGGCTTATATTCTGGGTGTGAAGGAATTTTACGGCCTTGAATTCAAGGTTGGGCCGGGGGTGTTGATCCCCCGTCCTGAGACTGAGGAGATAGTTGAGAAGGTTGAGCAGCTTTTTGGTGCGCATGAAGAGTTTGTTTTTGCTGATTTCGGTACCGGATCGGGGATTCTGGCGGTGACAGTGGCGAAGTTGTTTCCCAAGGCACGCGGGATTGCGGTTGATCTGAGTCCGGCTGCTCTTAATATTGCACAGGAGAATGCGCGGTTGCACGGTGTTGCTAAGCGGGTGCAGTTTGTGCGTGCTGATTTTAATGAATCTCTGCTGGCTGACGCAAAGTTTGACCTGATTTTGGCTAATCCGCCTTATCTTTGTGAAGCGGAACTGGATGAAATCAGCTATGAGGTGGCGGAATTTGAACCTGTGTCTGCGCTGGTCAGCGGTCCGTCCGGGGACGAGGATATCAAAGGCAGTGCACCGCGTATCGGATCGGCTTTGAAAAAGGGCGGCACTGTGTTTATGGAGATCGGTTATCTTCAGGGACAGGTCGCCTATGATATTTTTGACAGCTGTGCTGCATTTTCGGGTTGTGTGGAGGTGCAAAAAGACCTCTCCGGGCACGACCGTATTGTTGTGGCAAAAAAGAGATAGCTTTGCTGCATGTTTGCAAAAAAACCACAGCGTATGTTTTGTGTTGTTGTAAAAATACAACTAGTTACGTTTTGTGATAATTGATATAATTAAAAAGTTTATTAAAATCAGTATGTTGAAAAACTCCTTTAGAGTGGCATATTAATTGCTACATAGAGTGGCAACAGGAGATAATATGCTACAAACTACTATTCAGAACACAGTGAGATGTAAGGGTATCGGGCTTCACAGCGGTAAACAGGTGGAGATTGTGCTCCGTCCTGCTGTGGAAGATACCGGAATCCTTTTTTCGCTCCATACCGGTTCTGGAAGCTCATTTATTACTCCCAATCCCAATCTGGTTGTAGCAACCGGACTGGCCACCACTCTCGGTAACGGACAGGATTCCGTTTCCACTGTCGAACATCTGCTCGCCGCGGTACGCGGAATGGGCATTGATAATATTCATGTAGAAGTAAGAGGTAATGAACTGCCCATTATGGATGGCAGCGCAGGTCCTTTTGTATATCTGCTCCGTCAGGCCGGAGTTCGTGATCTTGCCAAGCCGCGCAAGGTTCTGGCTGTGACCAAATCACTTAATTTCGAGCAGGACGGCAAGTATGTCAGGGCTTTTCCCCATGACGGTTTTGCTGTTGATTATACCATTGATTTCGAACACCCCCAGATCGGCAAACAGACCCTTTCCCTTGAGATTACTCCTGATGTTTTCATGGACGAGCTGGCTAAAGCCAGAACTTTCGGCTTCCTGAAAGAGGTTGAATACCTGCATGCCAACGGTCTTGCACTGGGCGGTTCCCTTGATAACGCTGTTGTTCTTGATGATTACGGTATTCTGAACGACGGCGGT
This portion of the Desulfovibrio sp. JC010 genome encodes:
- the lpxC gene encoding UDP-3-O-acyl-N-acetylglucosamine deacetylase, which gives rise to MLQTTIQNTVRCKGIGLHSGKQVEIVLRPAVEDTGILFSLHTGSGSSFITPNPNLVVATGLATTLGNGQDSVSTVEHLLAAVRGMGIDNIHVEVRGNELPIMDGSAGPFVYLLRQAGVRDLAKPRKVLAVTKSLNFEQDGKYVRAFPHDGFAVDYTIDFEHPQIGKQTLSLEITPDVFMDELAKARTFGFLKEVEYLHANGLALGGSLDNAVVLDDYGILNDGGLRFADEFVRHKMLDFIGDMAVLEMPLQGRFEVYASGHALNNAFLKYINENAVDYLEERALEPAAGKVAEKGFTPVAPEAVPAPA
- the prfA gene encoding peptide chain release factor 1, coding for MFAKLEEIERSFMDLEQELADPEVYNNQDRYRKVTMAHAELGDVVEAFREYKQLSADLEDNKEMAKDSDPEIREMAEMEIAEIKDRLPKLEEELKLLLLPKDPMDGKNIILEIRGGTGGEEAALFAADLFRMYSRFADANGWKVEVMSSNPTGTGGFKEIIAAISGSRIYSKMKYESGTHRVQRVPATETQGRIHTSAATVAIMPEAEEVDVQVRNEDLRIDVFRASGPGGQSVNTTDSAIRITHLPTGLVVICQDEKSQHKNKAKAMKVLCSRLLQAEQDKQHAEMAEQRRAQVGSGDRSERIRTYNFPQGRVTDHRINLTLYKLDSVIEGDMNELVDSLISHYQSEALKQQAQDG
- the prmC gene encoding peptide chain release factor N(5)-glutamine methyltransferase codes for the protein MHDLTLKEILSKATARLNEAGVDSPALSAQLFAEQVFGLSRVQLITEMHRVVDSEKLAEFEMLIKRRASGEPAAYILGVKEFYGLEFKVGPGVLIPRPETEEIVEKVEQLFGAHEEFVFADFGTGSGILAVTVAKLFPKARGIAVDLSPAALNIAQENARLHGVAKRVQFVRADFNESLLADAKFDLILANPPYLCEAELDEISYEVAEFEPVSALVSGPSGDEDIKGSAPRIGSALKKGGTVFMEIGYLQGQVAYDIFDSCAAFSGCVEVQKDLSGHDRIVVAKKR
- a CDS encoding DUF1385 domain-containing protein, which encodes MSAAKTVGGQAVIEGVMMRAKDNLAIAVRRPDGEITVELRPWFSMTPEFMKKPFLRGFPIFMETMVNGVKALNYSATQALDEEEDGELTTFHLVLTMVIALGAALGLFVVLPHFFSVAMKWWGVSGGVDSLSFHVWDGFFKMLMFIGYIVSISFVPDIKRVFQYHGAEHKAIWAYEAGGKLDVCDIKNFSRLHPRCGTAFLLFVLVVSILLFTVLVPMIVAVWAPQTFVLKHLYIVGIKLLLMAPVSAVAYEMIKASAKHEDKPLCKAACLPGMGMQLLTTREPDEEQIEVALAALNTAVAADADGGDS